Proteins from one Deltaproteobacteria bacterium genomic window:
- a CDS encoding NADP-dependent oxidoreductase has product MRAVWVEHPGGLDALVDAHLPVPEPKPGEVRVRVAFAGFNPVDAAWRRGLHKPPLPGVLGRDFSGHVDAPGEGVSGFREGDRVLGYAAASSNGTYAEYVCVPQELLAHAPHDLAMALAGALPVAGLTAAMILEQDRPREGERILVTGAAGAVGTVLDHLARATKVELTAATTTEAGRAYLAKCQAVPVDRIVVLAEGRSEIAPGRFDAAYDLAGGRQKLLAFQAVRAGGRVVSIVEEPADFALPIWDERESPLVNRSLGFRFVQLGALIRHSPRAAWRWYGETLSRLASNPPDALAVEVLGSLSAATARKAHQLLEARQAAGKLVMRVA; this is encoded by the coding sequence ATGCGCGCAGTCTGGGTCGAGCACCCTGGCGGCCTCGACGCCCTCGTCGACGCCCACTTGCCCGTGCCCGAGCCCAAGCCCGGTGAAGTCCGCGTGCGCGTGGCCTTTGCGGGCTTCAATCCCGTCGACGCCGCTTGGCGCCGCGGCCTGCACAAGCCGCCGCTGCCCGGCGTGCTCGGTCGCGACTTCAGCGGTCATGTCGACGCGCCGGGCGAGGGCGTCTCGGGTTTTCGCGAGGGCGATCGGGTGCTGGGCTACGCGGCCGCGTCGAGCAATGGCACGTATGCCGAGTACGTCTGCGTGCCGCAGGAGCTTCTCGCGCACGCGCCGCACGACCTCGCGATGGCGCTCGCGGGTGCGCTGCCGGTCGCGGGTCTCACGGCAGCGATGATCCTCGAGCAGGATCGCCCGCGCGAAGGCGAGCGCATCCTCGTCACCGGTGCCGCGGGCGCCGTGGGCACCGTGCTGGATCACCTGGCGCGCGCCACAAAGGTCGAGCTCACCGCGGCCACCACGACCGAAGCCGGACGCGCGTACCTCGCCAAGTGCCAGGCCGTGCCCGTGGACCGCATCGTCGTGCTCGCGGAAGGGCGAAGCGAGATCGCCCCCGGTCGCTTCGACGCCGCTTACGATCTCGCCGGTGGCCGTCAGAAGCTGCTCGCGTTCCAGGCCGTTCGAGCGGGCGGACGCGTGGTGAGCATCGTCGAAGAGCCCGCCGACTTCGCGCTGCCCATCTGGGACGAGCGCGAGAGCCCGCTCGTGAACCGCTCGCTGGGCTTTCGCTTCGTGCAGCTCGGCGCGCTGATTCGGCATTCGCCGCGCGCGGCCTGGCGCTGGTACGGCGAGACGCTCTCTCGGCTCGCGTCGAATCCGCCGGATGCGCTCGCGGTCGAGGTGCTCGGTTCGCTCTCGGCCGCGACGGCGCGCAAGGCCCACCAGCTCCTCGAGGCACGTCAGGCTGCGGGCAAGCTGGTGATGCGCGTGGCCTAG
- a CDS encoding adenylate/guanylate cyclase domain-containing protein — MSDDRFAVQRTQVTSVGRLRTALMLTDIVGYSRRMHADEARAVRELRKHNEVIRDLLEAHHGREVKTMGDAFLAEFAVTDDALRCALAIHRKMEEVFNDEDPLRVRIGLHIAEVEAIGPDVIGDGVNILSRIEPQADPGGICASKEFVGELKAAEVLFTAMGPVEMKNIAKPVELMRWPAQVNELEELPATRVVKRTMNSLPSVPAASIAAAANMPRQAPEEGDEKTQMVSESQRPALNEAMFVPAALSDQPTPTRASALTALQDALPDPNTTTTSARPISRSGPNSARPLSRSSGIFVPPHVEPEDATKVLRAAEETRDALGIPVHGDEQTVTRSAVGPAKDWDMLLPARSPDANPSMHDVGGVVLPPITRSKGAVIALGAVAGGAVAMTLVVIIWMVTRPAPVPEQAVVKVVAPQPVAPVAPPTPPPPAPVAAPTPPPPAPVAEPAPAPMTLQQQVIAAVEKIQHSRQKPKQRKALLQKLDKLNKSVTRAKKAKDKKKAESALRAFLKKNKLN, encoded by the coding sequence ATGTCCGACGACCGGTTCGCGGTCCAGCGCACGCAGGTCACGAGCGTAGGCCGGCTGCGCACTGCGCTGATGCTCACGGACATCGTCGGCTACTCGCGCCGCATGCACGCGGACGAGGCCCGCGCCGTCCGCGAGCTGCGCAAGCACAACGAGGTCATCCGCGATCTCCTCGAGGCCCACCACGGCCGCGAGGTGAAGACGATGGGTGACGCGTTCCTCGCCGAGTTCGCCGTCACCGACGATGCGCTCCGCTGCGCGCTCGCCATCCACCGCAAGATGGAGGAGGTCTTCAACGACGAGGATCCGCTGCGCGTCCGCATCGGCCTGCACATCGCCGAGGTGGAGGCCATCGGCCCCGACGTCATTGGCGACGGGGTGAACATCCTCTCGCGCATCGAGCCCCAGGCCGATCCGGGCGGCATCTGCGCGTCGAAGGAGTTCGTGGGCGAGCTCAAGGCTGCGGAGGTGCTCTTCACCGCCATGGGGCCGGTGGAGATGAAGAACATCGCCAAGCCGGTGGAGCTCATGCGCTGGCCCGCGCAGGTGAACGAGCTCGAGGAGCTGCCGGCCACGCGCGTGGTGAAGCGCACCATGAACTCGCTGCCGTCGGTGCCGGCGGCGAGCATCGCCGCTGCCGCGAACATGCCTCGCCAGGCGCCCGAGGAGGGCGACGAGAAGACGCAGATGGTCAGCGAGTCGCAGCGGCCGGCGCTCAATGAAGCCATGTTCGTGCCGGCGGCGCTCTCGGATCAGCCCACGCCCACGCGCGCGAGCGCGCTCACCGCGCTCCAGGACGCGCTGCCGGATCCGAACACGACCACCACCTCGGCGCGGCCGATTTCGCGCTCCGGGCCCAACTCGGCGCGGCCGCTCTCGCGAAGCTCGGGCATCTTCGTGCCGCCGCACGTGGAGCCCGAGGACGCCACCAAGGTGCTGCGCGCCGCCGAGGAGACCCGCGACGCGCTCGGCATTCCGGTTCACGGCGACGAGCAGACCGTGACGCGCTCAGCGGTGGGGCCAGCGAAGGACTGGGACATGCTCCTTCCGGCCCGCTCGCCCGACGCGAACCCGTCGATGCATGACGTGGGCGGGGTGGTGCTGCCGCCCATCACGCGCTCAAAGGGCGCGGTGATTGCCCTCGGCGCGGTGGCGGGTGGCGCCGTCGCCATGACGTTGGTGGTGATCATCTGGATGGTCACCCGGCCGGCGCCCGTGCCCGAGCAGGCGGTGGTCAAGGTCGTCGCGCCGCAGCCCGTGGCGCCCGTGGCTCCGCCCACGCCGCCTCCGCCCGCGCCGGTGGCCGCGCCCACGCCGCCTCCGCCTGCGCCGGTGGCCGAGCCTGCGCCCGCGCCGATGACGCTGCAGCAGCAGGTGATCGCTGCCGTCGAGAAGATCCAGCACAGCAGGCAGAAGCCGAAGCAGAGGAAGGCGCTCCTGCAGAAGCTCGACAAACTTAACAAGAGTGTTACGCGAGCGAAGAAGGCCAAGGACAAGAAGAAGGCCGAGAGTGCGCTGCGGGCGTTCCTGAAGAAGAACAAGCTGAACTGA